The following DNA comes from Mesorhizobium sp. B2-1-8.
CTGGGCGACGCCCAGCGTGACCAAGGTCTTCTCCGCGCCGCTGGTCGAATCGTTGGTGGCGACGCCAAGCCGGTAGGATCGCTTGTGCAGCAGAGCCAGCGTGTCGACGATATCAGGCAGCGCCACCGCCATCGCCGAGCCCTGCACCGAAGTGATCTCGTTGAAGCGGGCGACGGCCAGCATCTGGTCCTCGTTGGACAGGCGCGGAAACCACAGTTCGACGACGTCGAGATTGGTGCCGGAGGCAAAGATGGAATCGGGTTTGAAGCGCCGGTTGGCGAAATCGAAGCCGGCGGCCGCCAGCAGTCTGTCGGCCTTCCAGCGATCGCCCTCGGCTGCATCCATGGCCATGAAATCGGCCACGCCCAGCCAGGTCGCGTTGAAGTCGACAAGTGTCCCGTCCTTGTCGAACAATATCCCCTTGATGTCTGCCAAACTTTTCACTCCGAACCACGCAATTGGTGGATGTATCCCACAAGGCCAGCGGTCGACGCGTCGCGCTTGGCGGCGCTTTCCTTGCCTTCGACGACAGGCAGAAGGCCAGTCGCCAGTTCCTTGCCGAGCTCGACGCCCCACTGGTCGAAGGAGTTGATGTTGAACAGCGTGCCCTCGACGAAGACGCGGTGTTCGTAGAGCGCGATCAGCCGGCCGAAGGTGCGCGGATCGAGCTTGCGGTAGAGGATGGTCACCGAGGGCCGGTTGCCGGAGAAGACACGATGCGGCGCGATACGGTCGACATCGGCAGGCTTCATGCCCTTGGCCAGCATCTGCGCGCGCGCCTCCTCCAGCGTACGGCCCTTCATCAAGGCTTCCGACTGCGCCAGGCAGTTGGCGAGCAGCAGGTCATGCTGGTGCTTGAGATCAGGCTCGTGGCCGATGGCGGCGGCGAGGAACTCGACCGGGATCAGATCGGTGCCCTGGTGCAGCAGCTGGAAGAAGGCGTGCTGGCCGTTGGTGCCTGGCTCGCCCCAGACCAACGGTCCGGTCGGCGTCGTCACCGCAGTGCCGTCAAGGGTGACGCTCTTACCGTTCGATTCCATGTCGAGTTGCTGAAGATAGGCCGGCAGCCTGGACAGGCGCTGGTCGTAGGGGATGACCGCGCGGGCCGGGTAGCCGCAGATCACGCGGTGCCACCAGCCGACAAGCCCCAGGAGCGCCGGCAGGTTCTTGCGGAGCGGCGCGATGCGGAAATGCTCGTCCATCTCGTGCGCGCCATCGAGAAAGGCACGGAAATTACGCGGGCCGACGGCGATCATGACCGGCAGGCCGATCGCGCCCCACAGCGAATAGCGGCCGCCGACCCAGTCCCAGAAGCCGAAGACGCGATCCTGCTCGATGCCGAACTTGGCCACCAGGTCGAGCGCGGTCGAGACGGCGGCGAAATGCTTGCCCACGGCCTCCTTGCCGAGCGCCTTCTGCACCCAGTCGCGCGCCGTCTGCGCATTGGTCATCGTCTCGACCGTGGTGAAGGTCTTGGACGCGATGATGAACAGCGTGGTTTCGGCGGACAGCCCCTTCAGCGTGTCGTGGATGTGGGCGCTGTCGATGTTGGAAACGTAGTGCGCGCGCGGGCCGTCATGATAGGGGGCGAGCGCCAGCGTCGCCATGGCCGGACCAAGGTCCGAGCCGCCGATGCCGATGTTGACGATGTCGGTGATCTTCTTGCCGGTGGCGCCTGTCGCCTTGCCGGAGCGGATGGCATCGGCGAAGGCGCCCATGGCGTCGAGCACGGAAATGACATCCGCCTTGACGTCCTGGCCGTCGACCGTGACACCCTTGCCGCTGAGGTTGCGCAGTGCCGTGTGCAGAACGGCGCGGTCTTCCGTGACATTGATCTTCTTGCCGGCGAACATGGCGGCGCGACGGCCTTCGAGATCGGCAGCGGCGGCCAGCTTTTCCAGCAGATCCATGGTGGTCGCATCGACGGCGCATTTCGACCAGTCGAGCAACATCTCGTTGTCCGTGGCGGAGAATGTCGCGAACCGCCGCGGATCGGCGGCAAAGGCCTGGCGCATGCTGGCGGGCGCCACGGCGCGATGATTGCGCAGGGCGGCAAGCTGTTTCTGGAAGGCTGACTGATCCACTGGCGGGGACTCCTGGCGTTTTGGACGCACCATATCAGACCGGATGTTTCCGGCGCGTGTCGTCGCGCCGAAACTATTGAGCCGAATTCCATCCGGTCAATACGCGGCGATGACGCAGCGCATCACGATGCGATGACACAATGTATCGGGCAGGGAGGTAGCAGCGCGTTGGTTCGGGCCTGAAGGATCACTGGCATAAATCCCAAAGATCAGAAAAATTGATTGGCGCAACCCCTTGTGCCACGGGTACGTTCGGCTGGTCCAGCCAAGCGAAAAAAGCTGGCCATCGAGGAACATCTTCCATGCCACAGAGAAACGACACGGCGATATGGTCCGGCCTGTTCCGGATTTCGGCCGAATCCGGCCAGACCCTGCAGGCGCAGATCCGCCAAGCCATCGTGGCCGCCATTCTCGACCGCCAGATCGCCGCTTCGATGCCGCTTCCTTCCTGCCGTATCCTGGCCGAAAAACTCGGCGTGGCGCGCGGGACCGTGGTGCTGGCCTTCCAGCAGCTCGTCGACCAGGGTTTCCTGGTGGCGCGCGAGCGGCGCGGCCATTTCGTCAATCCCGACGTGCTGGCGACACCCGCCAAGCCGCACCAGAAGGCGCCCGACCAGGCCAACGAGATCGACTGGAAGGCGCGCCGGCAGATCGCCGCAAGCGACATGCCGCCGCCGGCCAAGCACGAGAACTGGATCAAGTCGTCCTATCCCTTCGTCTACGGCCAGTTCGACCCGGCGCTGTTCCCGACCGCCGAGTGGCGTGAGTGCAACCG
Coding sequences within:
- a CDS encoding HAD family hydrolase; amino-acid sequence: MADIKGILFDKDGTLVDFNATWLGVADFMAMDAAEGDRWKADRLLAAAGFDFANRRFKPDSIFASGTNLDVVELWFPRLSNEDQMLAVARFNEITSVQGSAMAVALPDIVDTLALLHKRSYRLGVATNDSTSGAEKTLVTLGVAQLFDAAYGYDAVANPKPAPDTIQAFCDLTGLKPAEIAMVGDNRHDLEMARAGGCGLAVGVLSGTGTRESLAEIADVVLDSVADLPDLLSARVKETV
- the pgi gene encoding glucose-6-phosphate isomerase, coding for MDQSAFQKQLAALRNHRAVAPASMRQAFAADPRRFATFSATDNEMLLDWSKCAVDATTMDLLEKLAAAADLEGRRAAMFAGKKINVTEDRAVLHTALRNLSGKGVTVDGQDVKADVISVLDAMGAFADAIRSGKATGATGKKITDIVNIGIGGSDLGPAMATLALAPYHDGPRAHYVSNIDSAHIHDTLKGLSAETTLFIIASKTFTTVETMTNAQTARDWVQKALGKEAVGKHFAAVSTALDLVAKFGIEQDRVFGFWDWVGGRYSLWGAIGLPVMIAVGPRNFRAFLDGAHEMDEHFRIAPLRKNLPALLGLVGWWHRVICGYPARAVIPYDQRLSRLPAYLQQLDMESNGKSVTLDGTAVTTPTGPLVWGEPGTNGQHAFFQLLHQGTDLIPVEFLAAAIGHEPDLKHQHDLLLANCLAQSEALMKGRTLEEARAQMLAKGMKPADVDRIAPHRVFSGNRPSVTILYRKLDPRTFGRLIALYEHRVFVEGTLFNINSFDQWGVELGKELATGLLPVVEGKESAAKRDASTAGLVGYIHQLRGSE